The Acidobacteriota bacterium genomic sequence TAATAAAGGTCTCGCCAAGCATTTCGGTTAAGGTCTTGTTCTGTTCAGCCGTGAGCGGGACGGCGCGTTCAGCCAGATAGGGCGGATCCATGGCATTTAAAAAACGATAAACCGGAGGATTGCTGAGCACCAGTAATGTCGGACTGTCAGTTTTCAAAAACGGCGACCAGATGCCTTCCTGAACTTCCGCAGGGATTGTCGCTGCGGTTTGTTCGGCGCGCTTTTGCAGTTCAAGGTTTGAAAACGCCAAAATGGCAACGGTCGCAAGCAACGCGACTATCAAGACGGCGGCAATCATTAACCAGCGTTTTTGATTTTTTGAAGTTGCGATTTCGCTTTGTATGGAATCGGCGTGCGCCGGATCGGAAGCCTCCAGATGATGAACGACCGAAGGAGCAAGCGTGAGCGATGAAGACGCCGATAGGTTCGCCGGTTCGGGAGCCGGAACGTAAGAGAAGACCGGTTTGTAATGTCCTTTGGGTAACTCGATAATCAGATTATCGAATTTTCCTTCAGTGGCGTAATACTCCAAAAGTTTTGCGCGCAAGCGTCCGGCTTGAACACGCACGACGGAATCGGTTCTGGGGTTATATTGTTTGCCGCGACCAAAAACTTCTGTGGCGATGGTATATTCTTTCAGCTCATCTTCCTTTTCATCAATCGCCTTATCCACTATGAATTTCAGAAAAGATTTGAGACTTTCGGAACTTTGCAGCGCCTGACTTTGCAAGATGCGCTCCACCTGCTCCAGTTTTTGTTCTCTCGTTGTATCCATAATGAAACTGCCGAGTTATGAACTTGTGGAAAGGTATAAAACCCCTAGTAACTCAGGTATTATACCCCCATTAACTTCCAAAACAAGTCCGTAACAGCGTAGCATAGGAAAGTATTCAAACCCCATTAATCCGAAATTGCGTGGCAAAGTGATTTTTCTCGGGGCGATTTAATTAGTTGGTTGACAAAACCAACTAATTAAATTATAGTGCAGCGGATTTAAAGTTAAGTGGTCTAATACAGGCAGTTCAGTTTTTTAGGTAAGCCTCTCTAGCGATTTTGGTGTGCTGGTCGCAGGCTGGTACACCAACGCTTTTTTTAATCAGCAAGCTATTTTCTAAAGTTCTGCACTGATGAGTGGGAAGTGGATATTAATCGGCATTCAACAAACCGCTCAGAAATTCGGTGCAAAAGGCTAAACCTGCTGTGTAATAAACTTGGTGAGTGAATTGAGAATTTAAGATTTGTCGGAACCGTAAATTTCTCGTCAGGACTTTATTGCACGGCAGGTTTCTATATCAACTACGTAGTTTCGTGCTGTTTCGCTCATAAATAATCAGGAGGTACCTATATGCTAATTCCGTTTAAGGAAAGGCTTCTCTCAACATCTCGACGCCTCTCCTACAGCCTGGTCATCTGCTTGGCGGCGATTTTAGCTGGCACCTGGACAACTTACGCACAGGTCACTGGAAGCGCAACTTTGCGTGGCACGGTTAAAGACCCCAATGGCGCGGTCATCGCAAAAGCCAATGTTTCGATTGTCAATGATCGAACCAGGGAAGAGCGGCAAGCGTCAACCAACGACGAAGGCAATTATGTCTTTGGCGCGCTTACGCCCGGCACTTACACGGTCAAGGTTGAAGCGCAAGGGTTTAAAACCAACCAGCAAACCAATGTGGTGCTTAACACCAGTGATACGCGTGGTCTCGACATCGTTATGGAGGTCGGTGCCACCAGTGAAACTGTGACCGTACAGGCGGCCGGTGAGCAGATACAAAAAGAGACAGGTGCAAAAGAGAATACCATCACCTCTAAGCAGATTGAAAACCTGTCCATCATCAGCCGCAGTTCGCTCGAACTGCTGCGTATTCTTCCGGGAGTGACGGCTCCGAACCCGGATGAAGCGGGTCAACAGGCTGTAGGTTTCAATGCCGGCGCAAATGCTAACAATCAATACCACGTCAATGGACTTCGCGGTGAAAACAACAACGTCAGTATTGACGGTTCCAGAGTTATCGATATCGGCGCGAACAATGGCACCATCATTACCGCCAACAACGACATGGTTCAGGAAGTGAAAGTCCAGAGCAGTAACTATGCTGCTGAACACGGCTCCAGCGGGGTGCAAATCAGCGCCACCACCAAAGGCGGCAGCAGCGAGTTTCATGGAACGCTCTATGATTACATTCGCAACCACAAAATCAATGCCAATGACCGCTCAAATACAATAAATGGGGTGGCCAGGCCTGAAGAAAGTTACCAGTATCCGGGCGGCAACGTCGGCGGTCCGGTGATCTTTCCGGGAACCAATTTCAATAAAAACCGTGACAAGCTTTTCTTCTTCTACGGACTGGAAATTCAGCGCCAGAAAGTAGACCCTGGCGCGCGCTTCGATGTTGTACCGACCGAAGCCGAGCGCAACGGCATCTTCCCGGGCGGCTTGGATGTGCGCAATCGCATCGACCCGGTCGGAAAAGCGCTCATCAACCTTTATCCATTGCCGAACTTCACAGACCCCAATGGCGGTCGCAACAATTATGTCTCGCAAGCACTGCAACCCATCAATCGTAATCAACAGACTCTAAGAGTTGACTACAATCTGACCAATGACACCAAACTCTATGTGCGTTGGGCACGTGAATTTGAAGATCAGGATTATGCGCGCGGTTTGTGGTGGAACCCTTCTGCCTATGAATTGCCTTCGCACGTTCAAGGCACCAACCTCGGTCGGTCGCTGGCTGTCAACATGACCAACGTCATCAACCCGACAATGACCAACGAAGTGTTGTTCAGCTTTAGCAAATTGAAACTGGACAATGACTACAGAGACCCGAGCAAAGTGACCCTGGAGGCGTTGGGCATTCCGAATTTTGCCGGTCCTTTCGGCAAGCAAAGCCCTTATGCGCCGATTTCCCTGATTACCAGTTGGTCAGGTCAAACTTCCGGCGATTTCTGGGAACCGGGCGGATTGCCGCTCTTTGCGCATAATTCAAGTCTTTCTGTCACCGACAACCTGACGAAAGTTTATGGCGCGCATACCATGAAATTCGGCGGTTTGATTGAACGTGGCGGTAAGATTCAAAACCTCCAAAGCAATGCGGAAACCCAGTTGATTTTCTCGCAATGGGGCAACGGTTCAACCGGCAATGTGTTTGCGGACATTCTCGTCGGCAGACCGACACAGGTAGCCGCTTCGACCAAAGTTCCAATTGGCGATTTCGTCTTCTGGAACTATGAAGCCTATGCTCAGGATGGCTGGAAAGTGCGACCGAATCTCACGATTGAATATGGTTTGCGCGCAGCCTTTTTCCCAACCAACAAAGAGAAGAACGGGTTGGCAGTGCGCTTCGATCCGGCTTCTTATGTGCAGGGCGCGGGCGTGTTGATCAACAACGACCCGACCCGACCGAACGGTATTTTACAAGCCTCCAGAGGTGAAATCCCCAAAGGCATCACCGATTCGCCGGGGGTTCAATGGGCACCCAGACTGAATTTCGCCTGGGATATTGGCAGCAAAGGCGACACTGTGGTGCGCGGCGGCGCTGGACTTTTCTACAATCGCGTACAGGGGAACTATCAGTATTATATTTTGAATGGTTCACCGCCGAATACTTATGGGGCAACCTTTGATAGCTATGCCTTCGGTGATTTAGGAGGCGGTAGAGGATTGACTTATAGCACCTTGCCGCTCATCAATCCCTTCACCCAAATCGGTTCGATTGATGTTCAAACCGCGAACCCGGATTCAATAGAGATTCCGCGAATCGCAACCATGAGTTTGTCCGTAGCCAGGAAGTTACCTTGGAACAACCTCTTTGAAGCCGGTTATGTCGGCACCCAAGCGCGACACCTGCCACAACGACGGAACATCAATTATGTGCCGCTGGGCAGATTGTTAAGCGGCAGAGTCGGTAACGCCGACCTGTCTGATCCGGTTCAGCGGGTAGCGGTTGCCGGACAGTCAGGTGTGTTGGCGCAATTCCGCCCATTCCCGGCGTACAATAACATTACGTCCTTTGAATATGCGGCGACCTCTTCCTATCATTCGTTGCAAATGACCTTGAGTCATCAAACGGGACAACGCTTGCAGTATTTTGCAACCTACACCTTCTCGAAAGCGCTCGGCACCACCGGCGTCAATGAGACAGGCGATCTGGTTGACCCGATTGATACTCGCGGACGCAGCTATGGCATTTTGCCGTACGATAGAACCCACATTTTTAATCTCTCTTACAACTATCTGGTGCCGGATATTGCAAGAAGCGGATTCAAGAACGGGTTTACCAATGCGGTGTTCAATGGCTGGCAGATGTCCGGTATTACCACCTTCCAGAGCGGCTTGCCGATTCGCCTCAGATTTGAAGGCGACCTCTTTGCCGCAGGCACTTCGCTTGCCTTCTTCGGAACGGACGCTTTCAGCAATTCCGGCTCATCATCGGGCGCGGTAACCCCCGTTTATTTGGGGAACCCGCAAGTTGAAAGCGGTCTGAAACTCGGCAGCAGAATGTTAGACCTGAACGCGCTGGCGATTCCTTCATTCGGAACCACCGGGCCTTATGTCCAACCTTTCTATCTGAGAGCGCCGCATCGTTGGAATCACGACATCACCTTCTTCAAGAATTTCCAACTCACGGAACGGCAGAAGATTCAATTCCGTGCGGGATTCTTTAACATCTTCAATCAGGCGTACCCCCGATTCATTCAGGGCGATAACTCCAATAGCGACATCAACGTCAGATTGATTACTGAATGTAATGTGAAAGTCAACGGCGTTCCCAATGGCACCGGCGGAACTACCGATAACGTTTGTGACCCGACCAAAGGGTTCAAGTTCACTCAGGACACCATCAACAACTTTGGAAGAGTCACCAACAAACACGGGCATCGCGTGGTTGAATTCGCTTTGAAGTATTACTTCTAATCATCCTTTCGATGACTCTAGCAGCGGTTAAGCGCGGGGAAGTTCTTCTTCCTCGCGCTATTTTTTTGCTGATCGGTTTATGATTTTGTGTATAGAGCGGTGTGCGATGGCGTTTACTTTGAATCGGTTGAACAAGGGTCTAAAGACCGCTTCCTCAACTCCAGTAAATCGTTTTGCAATCTGCAATAGAGGAATTGATTGCGAAGTCGGATAGTTAAGAACGAGAGGTCAATGCTCCTTAAACCCGAATTGCCTGAAGTACCCCAATTCAACGCGACGAGTCACTGCGATGATTCATTTGGGTAATTCGCAGCATTCCTGGGAGTAGCCC encodes the following:
- a CDS encoding carboxypeptidase regulatory-like domain-containing protein, with the protein product MLIPFKERLLSTSRRLSYSLVICLAAILAGTWTTYAQVTGSATLRGTVKDPNGAVIAKANVSIVNDRTREERQASTNDEGNYVFGALTPGTYTVKVEAQGFKTNQQTNVVLNTSDTRGLDIVMEVGATSETVTVQAAGEQIQKETGAKENTITSKQIENLSIISRSSLELLRILPGVTAPNPDEAGQQAVGFNAGANANNQYHVNGLRGENNNVSIDGSRVIDIGANNGTIITANNDMVQEVKVQSSNYAAEHGSSGVQISATTKGGSSEFHGTLYDYIRNHKINANDRSNTINGVARPEESYQYPGGNVGGPVIFPGTNFNKNRDKLFFFYGLEIQRQKVDPGARFDVVPTEAERNGIFPGGLDVRNRIDPVGKALINLYPLPNFTDPNGGRNNYVSQALQPINRNQQTLRVDYNLTNDTKLYVRWAREFEDQDYARGLWWNPSAYELPSHVQGTNLGRSLAVNMTNVINPTMTNEVLFSFSKLKLDNDYRDPSKVTLEALGIPNFAGPFGKQSPYAPISLITSWSGQTSGDFWEPGGLPLFAHNSSLSVTDNLTKVYGAHTMKFGGLIERGGKIQNLQSNAETQLIFSQWGNGSTGNVFADILVGRPTQVAASTKVPIGDFVFWNYEAYAQDGWKVRPNLTIEYGLRAAFFPTNKEKNGLAVRFDPASYVQGAGVLINNDPTRPNGILQASRGEIPKGITDSPGVQWAPRLNFAWDIGSKGDTVVRGGAGLFYNRVQGNYQYYILNGSPPNTYGATFDSYAFGDLGGGRGLTYSTLPLINPFTQIGSIDVQTANPDSIEIPRIATMSLSVARKLPWNNLFEAGYVGTQARHLPQRRNINYVPLGRLLSGRVGNADLSDPVQRVAVAGQSGVLAQFRPFPAYNNITSFEYAATSSYHSLQMTLSHQTGQRLQYFATYTFSKALGTTGVNETGDLVDPIDTRGRSYGILPYDRTHIFNLSYNYLVPDIARSGFKNGFTNAVFNGWQMSGITTFQSGLPIRLRFEGDLFAAGTSLAFFGTDAFSNSGSSSGAVTPVYLGNPQVESGLKLGSRMLDLNALAIPSFGTTGPYVQPFYLRAPHRWNHDITFFKNFQLTERQKIQFRAGFFNIFNQAYPRFIQGDNSNSDINVRLITECNVKVNGVPNGTGGTTDNVCDPTKGFKFTQDTINNFGRVTNKHGHRVVEFALKYYF